A genomic segment from Alligator mississippiensis isolate rAllMis1 unplaced genomic scaffold, rAllMis1 scaffold_21, whole genome shotgun sequence encodes:
- the LOC132247329 gene encoding histone H1.01-like — MPRQGGLAVSPPHRRGGAGLSDLIFRAVCASTARKGVSLTAIKKALSADGYNVKKNKGRIKAAVTALVTKGLLQRVTGSGFSGSFRMGRMPKESPARPAAAAAKSRRASAARRKETKSRGKQAAAGKGSGRGNKRGAKTPKKPAARARRKAAGRKRQ, encoded by the coding sequence atgcCGCGGCAGGGCGGGCTGGCTGTGTCGCCGCCGCACcggcgaggcggggcggggctgtCCGACCTTATCTTCCGCGCGGTGTGCGCCTCCACGGCCCGCAAGGGCGTGTCCCTGACCGCCATCAAGAAGGCGCTGTCGGCCGACGGCTACAACGTGAAGAAGAACAAGGGGCGCATCAAGGCGGCGGTCACCGCCCTTGTCACCAAGGGCCTCCTGCAGCGGGTGACGGGCAGCGGCTTCTCCGGCTCCTTCCGCATGGGCAGGATGCCGAAGGAGAGCCCCGCCCGCCCGGCCGCGGCGGCGGCCAAGAGCCGCAGAGCGAGCGCGGCCCGGAGGAAGGAGACGAAGTCCCGGGGGAAGCAGGCGGCGGCGGGGAAGGGCTCCGGCAGGGGCAATAAACGGGGCGCTAAAACACCCAAAAAGCCGGCGGCCAGAGCCCGGCGAAAAGCCGCGGGCAGGAAGCGGCAGTAA
- the LOC132247330 gene encoding E3 ubiquitin-protein ligase TRIM15-like, with protein MHASEAGGKQTEIEKEKMQFQFERLHQFLEKQERLFLAWLEELERDIETRKDESITQLSEKLSCLDALLRELEEKCEEPAMGFLEDARSTLNRCETERAWPSALSCPETNWRIWLFSQNITFLQEALEKLQGNMETESLKRSVSVCAGAVLMMIALKLDANSQ; from the exons ATGCATGCCTCTGAGGCTGGGGGG AAGCAAACAGAGATTGAGAAAGAGAAGATGCAATTTCAATTTGAGCGACTGCACCAGTTCTTGGAAAAACAAGAGCGTCTCTTTCTGGCTTGGTTGGAAGAGCTGGAGAGAGACATAGAGACCAGGAAGGATGAAAGTATCACACAGCTCTCAGAAAAGCTTTCCTGTCTTGATGCTCTGCTCAGGGAACTGGAGGAGAAATGTGAGGAGCCAGCAATGGGATTTCTGGAG GATGCCAGAAGCACCTTGAACAG ATGTGAGACAGAGAGAGCCTGGCCCTCAGCACTTTCTTGTCCTGAAACAAACTGGAGGATTTGGTTATTTTctcaaaatattacttttctacagGAGGCTCTGGAGAAACTGCAAGGCAATATGGAAACGGAGAGCTTAAAGAGGAGTGTGAGTGTCTGTGCAGGTGCTGTTCTCATGATGATTGCACTGAAGCTGGATGCTAATTCACAATAG
- the LOC132247318 gene encoding E3 ubiquitin-protein ligase TRIM15-like produces the protein MVGGRGSQPWRQSGPRGLTSHALTLPKTAALPDVVSLSSWQQKAAAERQKIVSAFEQLRRFLEEQERLMLAELGEAESRIEKSQGETVTQLSEEISHLTSLIRELEGKCQQAASDLLQDMRSTLSRCRKEQFQLPEGICPELETRLSILSGQTLTLQETLKKFQGTEKGAAKGKREASLLRKKRQAVGLNLEPASFLIRR, from the exons atgGTGGGAGGTCGGGGGTCCCAGCCATGGAGACAGTCGGGACCACGGGGCCTTACAAGCCATGCCCTGACTCTCCCCAAAACGGCTGCTCTCCCTGATGTGGTTTCTCTCTCTTCATGGCAGCAAAAGGCAGCAGCCGAGAGGCAGAAGATTGTGTCTGCGTTTGAGCAACTGCGCCGGTTTCTGGAGGAACAAGAGCGACTCATGCTGGCCGAGCTGGGAGAGGCGGAGAGCAGGATTGAGAAGAGTCAGGGGGAGACTGTCACCCAACTCTCCGAGGAGATTTCCCATCTCACCAgcctgatcagggagctggaggggaagTGCCAGCAGGCCGCCAGTGACCTCCTGCAG GACATGAGGAGCACACTGAGCAG GTGCAGGAAGGAGCAGTTCCAGCTGCCAGAGGGGATTTGCCCAGAGCTGGAAACAAGACTCAGCATCTTGTCTGGACAAACGCTAACTCTACAGGAGACATTGAAGAAGTTTCAAGGTACTGAGAAGGGGGCTgcgaaagggaagagggaagcaTCCTTGTTGAGGAAGAAGAGACAAGCAGTTGGTTTGAATTTGGAGCCAGCATCTTTTTTAATTAGGAGATAA